The Equus quagga isolate Etosha38 chromosome 19, UCLA_HA_Equagga_1.0, whole genome shotgun sequence DNA segment cttgcttttgAGCTTCAGTAGGCGGGACCCTATCAGCATTTAGTCCTGAGTACATTGCCCCACTACTGAGGCAACACCTTTTTATTTAGTATTCTAGCCAATGACCATGAATTATGAGATTTTTCCACTCTGGCTATTGGCCACAGGCACTGTTCCCAGCCCTTTGTGAGCTGCAGACACCATTCCCTCTTCTCCTTTGGAgtggttctttccctggccttGGGTAGTTTTTTCACATGGTGAGTATTCCACTCAGTCCTCGAGGGGGCCCTCTGCACATCTCCGGCATTCTCTTTCTGTCAGGCTCCTCTCTCCAGTGCCCCGCAAACTCCGGCTGCCTTGGCTTTCCTGGACTCCCAACTCCATCCTCAACTTGGGGAGATTCCACGTTCTGTCCAGGTCCCTTCCTCTGCACCCACCCTGGAAACGTTCTCCAGGCAGTAAGCTGAGCAGTCATAGAGCTCACCTCATTTGATTCCTGTCTCTTAGAGATCACTGTCCTTTATGTCCTGATGTCCAACGTCTTGACAgccattgttttatattttttgtccagtttttttttCAGGGTAGATATGATCCCTGTTACTGTGTTGacccattttcttcattttaattctgtaatttctgGTTTTCTGAAGAGAACATTTATTGGGTTTTTGttatgagaaaatgaaaaccataCAGATGATTTTCTCTTTCGATCTTTGtgtgttttagaaaatgtaaatccAGCTGGGCCTTTCAGTTTATTAAATCAGTCTCATAATTAAAATGTGCATCCTTTGAACTTAGAAAAAGATAGCACGGAAGAACAGGGTAGGAATGACTGTCTGAGCAACAGGAACTATTCCTATATGGAAACACAGGCTGATTCTATATAGAAAGTTCTGTCCCGACTTCACACAGGCTCTGTAAGCATAAAGTGGGCCTCCAGGCCCagccttctgttttcttcactgttcTGCAGCATTTCAACCATGAGGTTTCTGCTGACCTTATTCCTTTGGTCACTTAGTAACTGAGCCTTCTACTGCataagacagaaataataaagcaTAATAGAAAGTAGAGATTCTCATTACCCTAGAGCTATGGCATAAGAGACTGATCTCAATTAGTGTTAAAATCTCAAAATACGCACGGTGGGCTGAGTATGGGTTCTCCTTTGATATCTCTGCCCAAAGAAAGCATCTGAAATGTCCGATCTGTTCTAATTTGGGTTGAAGAACATCTTGCTCTACTTTTGTTGTAGTTCAGttaattttagaatatgtatGGATTCAGTCTCACTTTATACTCACCCacgaactttttaaaaaaattagtacaTTGAAAGAAATTGGGGCTTGAGACAAGGCTCATGAAATCCCTTTGAttgtcttagtttttaatttatagGGTAGCTCCATTACAATTATAAGCTCTCAAAGGCATATCTTAAAAGGCTAAAATTATCCTGAATTATAGCTGTGTAACAACCCTACCAATTCTCTCGTTTGTTTAGATGAAGAACGAGGGGGTGTTTCTGCATCTGTCTTACcagaattgaaaagagaaacataCGGCCAGACTCAAGTCTGTGCAAAACAGAGACTGGCCCGACATGGTTCTTTTAACACAGTGCAGGCTTCTGAGAGGATCTGGAGGAAGGCGGACTCGGAGCCCAGCAGCCCTTGCAGAGAAGCACAAGGTGACTGCCTTTACTGAAACTGCGGGATCTGTCAGTCACCATGCACTTGTAGCCCTGCCCTTGCAATGAGCTCACTCTCTAGCCCCCACCTGTTTTCTCACTTACCTGAAATTGATCCCAGTCAGCCTTGAAGATCAATTGCTTTGTCACGCTTGGCCTATTGGATGCATCTCAGAAATTCATCAGACTTACAAAGCAacacttgttttgtttgtttattaattcttgATGAGACCTGAATTCACCATTAACAGCTAACTTCTGgaaatttctctctttgaatcaaaaccagaatggatttggggctggcccggtggcatagtggttaagttcatgtgctctgctttggtagcctggggttcacaggtttggatcccaggcgcggacctagcaccgctcatcaggccatgctgtggcagcatcccacataacatagaggaagattgacacagatgttagctcagcaacaatcttcctcacaaaaaatttttaaaaaacagaatggaTTTGAGATAGTCTTATAATCCCAGAGCTGTGAATAAGGAACCGTGCTGTATATAATTGGTGTGTATACTTTGCTATTTTGGTTAGAACTTCATTGTTCTTTTCAGGATCAGATGGCTACTCCTTAGAAATTGGAAGTCTGGCAGCTGTTTACCGacagaaaatagaagacaatTCACAGTAAGTCTTTAAAAACTCCAAGTGTATTCTTGTCTATTTCCTAATGTTAACTTTGACTGAATTGAAATGCCACCAATCAAAAGCTAAATTTTGGCAATCTTGCTCGTAAGTCAGCCGTTTGTTTATTAAGAATGTTAtcagtttcccctctgtgccCAACACTGTGCAGGATGTAGCGTCAGGGacacaaaagtataaaaatttatCCCCTAAACTATGAAAGCttataggaaagaaaacaaaaagacaaataacactGAAAAAAGACAATTCCCTCCTAACGTGGCCTGAGAAATGATGCATCGTAGTCCCACAAATCACTGTGCTGTCATCGTGGTGACTTTGCTTATGGATATGAACTCATTTCATCTCAACAGCAGTCTTTTGAGGTTGGTACTGTTATCCTCCATTTACAGAGAGAAGAGTGAAAcccagagagcttaagtaacttacctaaggtcacaaTGCTAATGAGTGACAGaggggattcaaacccaggccatcTGACTCCAATGTTGGGCCTAATTTTGAAGGAAATCACATGCTACCAGAGGAACCAGAGGAAATGCTGTAGAGGAAACAAGAGAGGCTTTAATGACAGATGTGGGAAGAAACAGATTGAGAGGCAGGCTCAGGGAGTGGGGCCCAATAAGCTGATGAGTTTAGCTATAATGATTTGTCTAAATAGGACAGTAAAAGGAAATATCATTCATAAGAAGAGCTTGGGGTGTTGGAGGTAAATAGGTCAAGTTGGCAAAAAGCTTTGAAACCCAGGTTAAAAAGTGTGGATTCATCAGACAGACGGGACGGAACTATTGCAGATTCACGGGAGACGCCCAGCTGGCTGCGTCAAGCAGGTGGATGGGAGGTAGAGAAGGGCTCCAGATGAGCGGGTCACGGAGCGGAGCAGTGGCAGTCCTTCTGGTCTGCTGTGGTGAGGTCTGAGCCGCGTGGGCTGAAGATGGAAATCAGTGTAAGACAGTGAGCCAGCAAACTCACCAGAGTAGAAAGAGGCAGCACAGAGAACGCCTGGGTTTCAGGTGATGACGTATGGTCGGTGGAGATGGGGAGTTTGAAGGTGGAGGCCAGAGGTAGGGCGCTGGGTGCTGTGCTCAGTGTGGGCGTGTTGAGTTTCTGAGAGCCGAGTTGTGGCGATCCTCTTCTGAGTGGCCGTGGTTGAGAAAGTCACTCATCGCCGCAGCCCCATGGACAAGACTGTGGGCAAAATAGGCCGCAGCGATTCCATCAGAAAGGTGGAGAGAAATCCCTGTCCTCTGTTTACTGTTCttaaaggaattagaaaaggattttcttcatttagtttcaaaaatatactaaaaatatgtttttaaacagtatttggaaatttttctgtgTAGAAGGACCAGACATTGTTTATAATCTCACATATTGATGAGGCTTAATTTTGAATGTATGCTGCCCAGAAATTCTGTAGTGATACTGAACAAAATGGGACAAGaatgacagaaaataataattttgtagaTGTTTATTTCCTCACTCACTGCCCACTTCATTTATCTCACCGTGGATTTGAGACCAACTAGATGCGTCCTTTACATCAAAGTTGGGTCCAGTCTCTGTCGCCCACCCAGACCCTCCCGAGTGACTGAGTGTGAGGCCCAGCTGGTGCCCTTCGGCAGGTGGCTTagcctctgagcttcagtgttcCCTCCTGGAAAGCTAGCGGGGGAAGGATGAGAGCATCTATAATCATTGTGGCCTTATGCTGATTATTAGCGTCTGAATGCCTGGTTAGGAGTACATGCCGGGTAACTGGTAACTATGAGgtgtggaagagggagggaggagccagcaTTAGCTCCTACCTGAGACCCACAAGAGCACACCCCACCTCGGCTCCCCTCCCCGTCCCTAACCATCCGTCAGGTTATATCTGGGCATCTGCCTCTGGGGTCAGCCAGTCTGTGCTCAGCAGTGCGCTTTCCTGTCAGCCTGAACGGTGTCGTCTCGCTCCACTCTGACACATCCCTCTTTAGGAAAGCGACGAGTCAGGAGTTGGTAGAAGGTGGTAACTTGATGGTGCCCATTACGTTCCTTTTTATTCCAGGGCGAAAGCCTGTGCCAGTAAGAGAGTGACGCCTCCATCAAGCAGCCTGGACCCTGCTGCCCCTTCCCCCGTCCTCTCTGCTGACTCAGAATATGGTGTGACTCCTTTGGCCCACCAAGTATTTTCTGTGACTCACACGGACTTGCAGGCCTTCTCCATGCAGAACGGTCCTAATGGCCAAGTAGGCGTTGTCTCACGGGCTCCTGCAGCCTCAGACGTGGAGAGCctgcagccagccctgctggccgGCCAGCCCTTGGTGTACGTGCCCTCCACCTCACTGTTCATGCTGTACGGGCGCCTGCAGGAGCAACTGTCCCCTGGGTCCAGGGCCACGTCTGAGAGGGACAGCAGAAGCTCGGAAGTCACAGCAGCAGAGCAGTCATCCACACCCTCCGTTCAGAAGCGCCTCAGTGAGGAGCGGaagccccaggaggaggagccGGCCACTAAAAGACAAAGTAGAGTCTACGAAGACGGCCCGCTGTCCCTTGTCATCCCCAAGGTAACGGAGTTGAGGTGGTCGTGCTCAGTGACGCCATTAACCCAGAGCTTCTTCCTAGTAAAGACACAGATACTGGGGCTGGAATATGAGGTATTTCACGTGTCACTTGTATAATTAAGCCAGGGACTGGCTCTCCCAAAAGATCTTGCCATAAAGTAGTACTGTAAGAAAAGTAAGTGATTTTTGTAAAAGCCATATTTTGCATAAAATGCtaaaaagtataaaggaaaaaaaccttaccCATAATCCCACCAGAGAGACAATCACTGttaacatatttgtatatttcgTCTCTGTCTTTTTGCTGTGCAGTCGGCCCTCGGAATCCGTGGGTTCCACATCCAGCGTCAGCCAACCGCGGATGAAAGGCCTGCAGTGGTtgcgtctgtactgaacatgtacagatatttttattgtcattgttcCCTAAACAATGCagtgtaacaactatttacatggCATTTACATTGCATTGGGTATTATGAGTAATctggagatgatttaaagtatagagaggatgtgtgtaggttatatgcaaatactgtgCTATTTTATGTAAGGGACTCGAGCATCCCCGGATGTGGGTATTCACAGGGCCTGGAACCATCCCCTGCAGATACCGAGGGGTGACTATATTTTTTTTGAACAAATTAAGATCACTGAAATAATCATGTTAATCGAGGGTGCGCCTAAGTTCCAGAGGCAGGAATGTGGGTGCTTCTGGCTTTCAGGGTCTGTATCAGTTCTTGTCGCTGCTCTCAGAGATCCTGTTTCCCTaactacaaaatgaaaagaccaaaAAGTGGGCTGTCCTCATCTCCCACTCAGTGGCCATTCGGAGGTTCGTAAGATATGGCCTGTAAAGCTCACAGAGAGCAGAAGCACTGTCATGACAGCCTGTTGTGGTAGGTCAGCCAGGACTCTTCATGGAAATCAGTCTGTTCATTAAgaccctttctcctctcttcctttctcctgccagACTGAGTTTTTCTAGTTTTGTATGTAGCTTGGGGTTGCAGAACAGAAGTGAAGGACTGGCTGGCATATGTCTTAGATAACCAGGACGgctttgggccagccccacagttcTTATCAGGCCCCTCAGAGACCGCAGCATCAACCCATTTACGTGTTAGCAGCTCAGAAATTGATTTCACAGCCTAACCACTGTGGCCAGTTTTCCGTTATTCAAATCCCCATCATCCCTCTGCTTGAGCCTCCCAGGCCTGCAGAAGCACACGACGTGACACTGAGTTTCAGACCATGCCCATGAGCACAACTGAAGCGCTGGCACGCGGTCGGTGGTGCACAGCTGTGTTTGCCCTTTCTGTTTGTGTGAGCTATTTTGAGGAAGCTGTCATTAAGATCtactgctgggattttgacttgCTCTTCTGGTTCCTGGTTTGGTTGTGCTTAGAAACCCTCGGATTCCACAGACATGGCCCCCCCCGAGACCGTGGGTGACGGGGGGTCCGCGTCCCTCGACGACCTCCCAAGGAATGGTGAACGCCCTGCTGCAGAGGCGCTTTCGGGAAGGGCTCCTTCCGCATGGGGGAACCCGTCAGGGCGTACGGAGACTGAGAAGCCTTCAGAGGAGAAGGACAGCCCCACAGAGCCCCCGCTGCTGCAGTACCTGTGCGTGCAGTCGCCAGCCGGTAAGGGTGCTGTCGTGCCCGAGTCCCCTGGGGAGTCTAGATTTTAAAATTCCTGTCCAGTCGCCTGACCCACGTGGTTCACTGATGACTGCTGGGAGTCGTTTTACCCTTCACCCCGTGTTTTCTGCATCCGTGAAATGAAGGTCGAGGCTGCTTCCACTTTCACCAACCTCAGAATCATGGGAAAGTTATTAGggcaggtgatttttttttaaatgcattaaactTTATTTGGTAAAAGGCACAACAAATTCAAAAGAtgattcagtttttataattcaGCTGAATCTGGCATTGGTTCAGTTTAACAATACAAACCTCTTGGCCACCGTGTGCAGCTAGCGTGCGATCTCGTGAATACCCAGAAGTACGGGCATGTCCCTGTGGGCGAGAGCCAGCTCTGGAGCGAGAGGCTGGACGGTGAAACCACTTGATATCTGCATGAACTTAAGACAAGACTCTTCACAAGCCATCCTCACAGCAATCATAGTAGCACCTGCTTCACGGGGTGCTGTGAGAATCGAATTAAATTTAATAAGAGAACACAcctaaagcacttagaataataGTGCCCGACACTTATGAGACGCAATAAGTGCTGgtactattttgaaataaaactgaaatataacagATACCTAATTTTTAAGATCCATGCTTGTCCATGAAGCTACTCCTGATGCAAAGAGACTTAAATTGATTTTCCTTGGTTCCTTGTTTGCTTCACAGGTTAGGTAGGTATTTGTTATTATTCACTTACTTATCTAGAAAACATTCTCCTTTAGCAGATATTTTTGAGGGTTTAATGTAAACGTAATACTCGGTGTTGCAGATACACTGATGAATAAAAACAGACTCCGCCCCTGCTGAATGACGCTTGCAGCCCCACACGGGGAATGTTGGCCTTCTGGGCCCTGGACCCGTTGACACTGTGGAAGGCCATGGAGTCCTTCTCAGGGTGTTTGCAAATGCATAGAGTTAAATACATAGGATTGAGGCCAATTATGTTGAAAtacagttataaaaaataattttttaaattacagtaaTAAAAAGATCCGACAGCAAGTCCAGGACGCCCATAATTTCAAAGTTGTGCTGAGCTTAACAGTCTCTTAAGAAGTCTGCCATAGCTGTCAGGTTCTGTGAACACGTCTGTGCTTTTTAGGGACAGTCAAGGCACTGTTAATGCTGTTGTGACTTGTGGCCTGTGAGCTTAATTGAGGGAAGTATAAATCTTGGAAGTTCATAAATAACGATATAATTTTTCCCATGCAAGTTCACTTTCCTCCTCAATTGGGGTTCAGTGGAGCTCAGGTTCATAAACCCTTTCAGGAGACAGGACATCCACCGAGTTACCACACAGGTAAATGTGGGGTTTCAGTCGTGGCCACTCTGCGATGAGGCAGTGTGGGGCTGGAGAGCACAGGGGGCGTGACATGCCCAGTGGGGGCTGGTTTGTGGGCCGCTACCTGAAGGGCCATGAGGGATGTGAGCTTGAATGGTATGGTCACGTTGTGTTGACTTTCACCTTGCTCTGCTTGTGTTTCAGGATTAAATGGTTTCAGTGTGCTCTTCTCTGGCAGTCAGATCCCCCATGCTGTGGGACCCTCTTCAGGTCAGCTGTCGTCCCTCAGTGTCCCTTGCATGGTCTTACCACCTCCAGCACTGGGCTCTTTTCCTGTTCTCTATTCTCCCCCAATGCCCAGGCCACTGTCCTCTGCCCCTGGTGCTCTCCCAAACTCAGGACCTGTGAATTTGGGCCTGCCTGGCCTCGGATCAGCAGCTCACCTTCTCATCGGCCCTGCGGCCATGGTTAATCCAAAATCATCGACTCTCAGCTCCACAGACCCTCAGCTGCAGGGTCCACTTTCACTTAACCTGAGTCCCGTGATGTCGAGAGCACACGCCATCATCCAGCCTGAGTCGCCCGCTTGTGGGGGACATCCAGTCTCCGCAGTCCAACTACAGCAGGTGAGCGCTGGCGTTTCATTTCGACTCAGCACAGGGCCCATGGCTCTGAGATGAGTGTGCCTGCGTTAATTAGCTCCGATTGCAGTCCCATGACCATAGGACGGGGGCTCTCCGTCAGGTTCTACCCAGCTTCCACCGGAGACCCAGCGTTGTCTGCTTACTTAGAAAGCACAGTCTTAAGGCGGCAGACCCTGTGCTTGAaggataaaaacatttttgagttgtcaatttgtttcttaaaattagaGTGACTTATTTTAGGCATAAGTCAGGGGGATTTTTGATGAATGCTGAATGTTCAGATGATTTCTCCAAGCTTTCGTTTCATTAGCTCAATAAAGGAGACCACTCTGAATTTTAATTGTCCAGCTATAGAAACAGCCAAGGGAAATAGAAGTCTTGATACTACCACAAAGACTTTTAGCATTTGTCATTTCTTAAAATGCAGTGTTTAGGAGGGAATGGAGATATATATGTTCAAATGAAATATATGCAAATGTACGTATATGAATGTATATAGTCAATATAAATTAATCAGTATTgtctttccccccccccccaaactctATTTGTAGTTCagtcagtcaatatttattgaatttctattaGGCATTAGGCATTGTTCAAAGTGATTACTTCTCTCCCAGAGAAAAAGTAGTCTGTGGCCAAAAGTATTTTAGACAAGTTTACTCAGAGGCCCAGAAGTTTGCTAGACACCAAAATAAACATGTTAGGTTTTAAGCAAAGTGGTTGTAACATGGCACATGCTTTTTGATCACTAGTTATGTGCTAGCCACTGACCTAGGCAGTGAGGATGTAACAGTAAGCAGGATGATGCTCCCTGCCCTTTTGGGGCACATTAAGGGGATAAATACTTAACATTTAACTTGAGAGGATAAATATTAGCAAGTAAACCAAAAAAGCCAAGACACATACACTGACTGTTTGCCTGGCATGGtctaaagtgctttataaatattaactcatttcctTCCTACAACCCTGTGAAGTCGCTCTGTATCACCCCATTGTGCGGATGTCCCGCACTGAGGGACACACGGTTAGGTAACcttcctgaggccacacagccagcgGGGGCGGGTGTCAGTGCCACACTCAGAACCTCTTTGCGAGGCTGCCTTTCTGCACAcggaataaatgagttaatctCCAGTCATGATAAGTGTTGTGCAGGAGAGAAGTCAGATGAGTGTGACAAAAGCAGAGGGGAGAATGCCTGCATCAGGGTCTCAATGACACAGTCAAGAAAGGGCTTCCACGTCAGAGATGGAGGGCAGTTTCTTTTCACTTCTGCTTTTCCTTACCCCTTTTTCGTTTTCAGTCACCAGCTCCGGTGACCCCCAAGAGCATCCGACGCACACATCGGGAGACATTTTTCAATACACCTGGCAGCCTCGGAGACCCTGTCcttaggagaagagaaaggaaccagTCACGAAACACCAGCTCGGCACAGAGGAGACTTGAAATCCCAAGCAGTGGGGCTGACTAAGTGACACTTTGCCAGGCAGGGTGGGAACAGACCACCTGAATTTCCTCGTGTATTGATCACATCCTGATGCTGAACGGAAAGCAGAATGCAGACCATCAGTCTTCAGCACgcatccttcctctcttccacccATGGTTCTGATGTTAACTTCCCATCATCGTGAATCATCTATTTTCCTGAAAGTAATTGTTACTAATTGTGCATTTGATACCAGAGTCCAGACTCTGTACCTGATGTCACCATGACAGCGCCGACTGACTTTAGTGGTTTCAATTCAAGAATCCTCTTATTGCTGGGAGTCGACCTGAACAGGCTGTGGGGTCTGGTGGTTTTTCTAAAGGGGGGGCCTGTCTAGCACTTACCTGGGGTGAGCATTCTTGCCGCGTGTTTGCCCTCGCCCTGAGGAGATCTGTGGTGAGAGAAGCTTCtttctgcagttttaaaaaagcTACTGCTTCCTTAGGCTTCACCGGGAAGCCAGCGTCAGTTGTGAATCCTatggtattatttattttgttcctgaaATGGGATTTAGTGCAAAAAGTTTACAACTACAGCAAAACACATGTTTTTCAGGGTATGACGACTTGaatgtttctactttttttgtatGATTTGCCCTGCACTTATTTTACAGCCTAGGAAAAATGTGGATAAATGTATATACATGACAGAACGCCAAGACCAAAATAACTGTGAAAGACACACCTGCTCTGATGAACTGtgctgacctctctgggcctgagaaCCAAGATGAGCTTGGCACCCTGACAGCTGCTTCTCGAATAGCTGTGTGAAGGACGAGGTTTTACTGTTCCTTTGTAGAAGTCCTACCGTGCTCACTTGCCGTCACCACCTGCCCCtgtggttttatatttaaatgttcaCTGTAGAGTGTCAGATATGGGTGCCTTCTAATAATTgctgtttattgaataaatcagGAAAGTGGAAAGTAATTATATGGAAAATTGGAACCTGGATGGGACCTTTTGATAGAATTCTGAAGAGTAACGATGTAGAAATTGATAGAGGACAATAggtgattcttttattttttcctttactttttttctgcatgtttggAAGGGCAAGAGGGAAAATGGACACATTATGTTCAGTATTCAAACCAGAGTTATTTTTCAGAGTACTTCTGACAAATAAGAATGCTGAGTGCAGGGGTTCATTGTTCTCGTGCGAATGCAGTATCCCTTTGTTACATCATATTACTTTAGGTTTCATTAAGTAGCCAAGCTAGATCTTGTTTTCCTGGATTTATGGATATTCACCTCATTCTTGTCTCTTCAGAGTAAACGCCTTTCTCCCTCCACCGTCCCTCCCTccgcccttccttcctttctttgttcctttctcttttcctaaacTTCTATCTTAGATTTGGATTCTTGGTGtagggttttattttattcttatttttggacccaataaaatattatatgaaagaataaaaatattaatttaagagACTCTGGGAGTCTCAGTAAAGTAGCTTTATATTAACTACAGGATAATATTAGCCTTATTACCCCCACGAGATTTTTGAAAACTTCAGGTAGGTAGTCAGATTAAATAAATTTgctattatataaaattttttatcaacactaaacttttaaagtttacaagattttttttttccctttttcagtcTTCTCTAGAGTTAAACAGATAAAAACATGGTTCTGATCATCAACAATTGCATGGTAATGATTACCCTAAACTAGTATGATAGGTTCCCCATCAAGACGTAACAATCTGCCTTTTCCAGGTAGGCTACAGCCATGCAGCGTATAGGCCTGCCCAGGGGATGTGGGTTTTCAGTATGCCACGCTGAAGACCTTCCACAAAGTACTTCCACTTGAGAGGTCTGCATTTAGATGAAAGCAAACTGATACGCCCTTCCTGTTCTTGGATGCTCGCCACTTACtactttaacttctttttcatctttttttattctgttcatgATATGACTACATAAACCTCAGAGAATTCACGGTTCTTGAGGAGTGTTAAGAAGCAGCCCCATAGAGGAGACCATTATGACTGTGACATACTTAGCAGTAGAAAACTAAGAACAAACTCCTTCTGTGCTCAGTACCCACCTCTTAATGTGGCTTTGTGATacataaagatgaaataataatgcAGTGGTTGCTCCTGTCAGGACGCGAGTCTGTTTCTTACAGAGCAACTGGCGGTAGTGACGCTGCTGAGCTGCACGTGGGTATTTGCGTGCGTGAAGAAGCTGTAGCCAGCCTGAGTCGATCATTGTGTAAATTAGTAAAAGGAAAAACCCATTGTTGGTGATCCTGCAGCTTTTGAGTTGGCACTGAGGAAGGTGTGTGCCCTACACTGTCCAGGGTTTGTGAAACCCTTTCATTCTGGTACAAGAGTTGGGGGTATAACTTTTATACTTGAATCTACCTACCAAGTTTACATTTCTCAATTCCTTTTTATAAGGTGctatttctgtatttaaataccttttttttttccatgtaaagctgctttctgcttctcttaTTGCACTGCTAGTTTTACGTAGGTATTAATTTTATTGCTGCATACtgcttttttcctgttatttagttcttttttttctaacagCTATATTATCTATAGCTGTCTACTTGTAACTTTACTACatgtaaactgatttttttcttttagaaaaatcttaagctttataaatagtaataaaaacgAATTCATTTAATAAGACGCAGGCCGTGTTCGTTGGTGGACTCTCTCTGTGTGCCATTTTCAATAAAACCCTAACAGGTGCAGCACAGCCAGCCAGACCCTCATAAGCCCAAATCAGATCTCCGCTGAGACCTCCGGGtggttcccagatgccagccctGTATCCGCATCACGTGGGAGCTTGGGAGGGTTGAGGGCCGTGCTGTTGACCTGCTGATTTCCACCTGAGTGAGAAACTCCTGCGGTTTGCggcttccagatgattctgatactTATCCAATATAAGAATCACAGGTGAATGCAGACCACCTCCCTGACGTCTCATGCTATCAGCAAGGTGAAACGCCTCTCAGTCTAGCCAATGCCCACCTTTCATTCAAAGCCGGATTCTCTCGTTCACCCTCACTATTTAAAG contains these protein-coding regions:
- the E2F7 gene encoding transcription factor E2F7 isoform X2 translates to MEVNCLTLKDLISPRQPGLDFAVEDGENAQKENIFVDRLRMAPKTPIKNEPIDLSKQKIFTPERNPITPVKLVDRQQAEPWTPTANLKMLISAASPDIRDREKKKGLFRPIENKEDALTDSLQLDVVGDSAVDEFEKQRPSRKQKSLGLLCQKFLARYPSYPLSTEKTTISLDEVAVSLGVERRRIYDIVNVLESLHLVSRVAKNQYGWHGRHSLPKTLRNLQRLGEEQKYEEQMAHFQQKELDLMDYKLGEHKKDGYSDSQDQQLLDFSEPDYPSSSANSRKDKSLRIMSQKFVMLFLVSKTKIVTLDVAAKILIEESQDTPDHSKFKTKVRRLYDIANVLTSLALIKKVHVTEERGRKPAFKWIGPVDFSSSDEERGGVSASVLPELKRETYGQTQVCAKQRLARHGSFNTVQASERIWRKADSEPSSPCREAQGSDGYSLEIGSLAAVYRQKIEDNSQAKACASKRVTPPSSSLDPAAPSPVLSADSEYGVTPLAHQVFSVTHTDLQAFSMQNGPNGQVGVVSRAPAASDVESLQPALLAGQPLVYVPSTSLFMLYGRLQEQLSPGSRATSERDSRSSEVTAAEQSSTPSVQKRLSEERKPQEEEPATKRQSRVYEDGPLSLVIPKKPSDSTDMAPPETVGDGGSASLDDLPRNGERPAAEALSGRAPSAWGNPSGRTETEKPSEEKDSPTEPPLLQYLCVQSPAGLNGFSVLFSGSQIPHAVGPSSGQLSSLSVPCMVLPPPALGSFPVLYSPPMPRPLSSAPGALPNSGPVNLGLPGLGSAAHLLIGPAAMVNPKSSTLSSTDPQLQGPLSLNLSPVMSRAHAIIQPESPACGGHPVSAVQLQQSPAPVTPKSIRRTHRETFFNTPGSLGDPVLRRRERNQSRNTSSAQRRLEIPSSGAD
- the E2F7 gene encoding transcription factor E2F7 isoform X1, which translates into the protein MHNKRATSSSSSSRARARAAPTSASRGRRTDGLAARGFQMEVNCLTLKDLISPRQPGLDFAVEDGENAQKENIFVDRLRMAPKTPIKNEPIDLSKQKIFTPERNPITPVKLVDRQQAEPWTPTANLKMLISAASPDIRDREKKKGLFRPIENKEDALTDSLQLDVVGDSAVDEFEKQRPSRKQKSLGLLCQKFLARYPSYPLSTEKTTISLDEVAVSLGVERRRIYDIVNVLESLHLVSRVAKNQYGWHGRHSLPKTLRNLQRLGEEQKYEEQMAHFQQKELDLMDYKLGEHKKDGYSDSQDQQLLDFSEPDYPSSSANSRKDKSLRIMSQKFVMLFLVSKTKIVTLDVAAKILIEESQDTPDHSKFKTKVRRLYDIANVLTSLALIKKVHVTEERGRKPAFKWIGPVDFSSSDEERGGVSASVLPELKRETYGQTQVCAKQRLARHGSFNTVQASERIWRKADSEPSSPCREAQGSDGYSLEIGSLAAVYRQKIEDNSQAKACASKRVTPPSSSLDPAAPSPVLSADSEYGVTPLAHQVFSVTHTDLQAFSMQNGPNGQVGVVSRAPAASDVESLQPALLAGQPLVYVPSTSLFMLYGRLQEQLSPGSRATSERDSRSSEVTAAEQSSTPSVQKRLSEERKPQEEEPATKRQSRVYEDGPLSLVIPKKPSDSTDMAPPETVGDGGSASLDDLPRNGERPAAEALSGRAPSAWGNPSGRTETEKPSEEKDSPTEPPLLQYLCVQSPAGLNGFSVLFSGSQIPHAVGPSSGQLSSLSVPCMVLPPPALGSFPVLYSPPMPRPLSSAPGALPNSGPVNLGLPGLGSAAHLLIGPAAMVNPKSSTLSSTDPQLQGPLSLNLSPVMSRAHAIIQPESPACGGHPVSAVQLQQSPAPVTPKSIRRTHRETFFNTPGSLGDPVLRRRERNQSRNTSSAQRRLEIPSSGAD